A section of the Rhizobium sp. Pop5 genome encodes:
- the rnhA gene encoding ribonuclease HI has translation MKHVDIFTDGACSGNPGPGGWGAVLRYGDVEKELFGGEPDTTNNRMELLAAISALSALKSPCEVDLYTDSAYVKDGISKWIFGWKKNGWKTADKKPVKNAELWQALEEARNRHKVTLHWVKGHAGHPENERADELARRGMEPFKKGKAVSF, from the coding sequence ATGAAGCATGTCGATATCTTCACTGACGGCGCATGCTCCGGCAATCCCGGCCCTGGCGGCTGGGGGGCCGTGCTGCGTTATGGCGATGTCGAAAAAGAGCTTTTCGGCGGCGAGCCGGATACGACAAACAATCGCATGGAGCTGCTGGCGGCAATCTCTGCCCTGTCGGCGTTGAAGAGCCCCTGCGAGGTCGACCTTTATACCGACAGCGCCTATGTCAAGGACGGCATCTCCAAGTGGATTTTCGGCTGGAAGAAAAACGGCTGGAAAACCGCCGACAAGAAGCCGGTCAAGAATGCCGAGCTCTGGCAGGCGCTTGAGGAAGCCCGCAACCGCCACAAGGTGACGCTGCACTGGGTCAAGGGCCACGCCGGCCATCCGGAAAACGAACGCGCCGACGAACTCGCCCGCAGGGGAATGGAGCCTTTCAAAAAGGGCAAAGCGGTTTCGTTTTAA